One region of Bdellovibrio bacteriovorus genomic DNA includes:
- the nadB gene encoding L-aspartate oxidase, protein MSTHRSDVLIIGSGSAGLALALKLSSLGKVIVLAKESAGGTNSAMAQGGISAVMSEEDSFESHIQDTLVAGAGLCKETVVRNYVEQAPERIQDLQNWGVHFDVKKRGSEETNEIDLTREGGHSFRRILHFEDQTGLEIHRTLLARVRENPNITLLERFYAIDLIVNKEVDPNDMNPVHCIGAYALNKNDGEVHTFLAKNTILATGGAGKVYLYTSNWSGATGDGIAMAYRVGARIANLEFMQFHPTCLFHRESRNFLISEALRGEGGELIDAAGHPFMQKYHKLGSLAPRDVVARSIDKEMKKTGAECVYLDMTKLDREFLKSRFPTIFNKCLEYGIDMSESPIPVVPAAHYLCGGVLTDLNGRTDVPGLWAVGETACTGLHGANRLASNSLLECLTMAHNCSEQIKQQWDTDKFFPMDPKPWTHPEESNDDEMIVINHMWDEIRRLMWNYMGIVRSNKRLERAQHRLQNILAETKEYYSHMKIHSDILELRNIAIVANLSVECALRRQESRGIHFNIDYPESSPEPHDTIVVRGLI, encoded by the coding sequence CATGGCTCAGGGGGGAATCTCTGCGGTTATGTCGGAGGAGGACAGCTTCGAGTCGCATATCCAGGATACACTGGTTGCGGGCGCTGGCTTGTGCAAAGAAACTGTAGTTCGCAATTATGTAGAGCAAGCCCCTGAACGCATTCAGGATTTACAAAACTGGGGTGTTCATTTCGACGTTAAAAAAAGAGGCTCAGAAGAGACCAATGAAATCGATTTGACGCGCGAAGGCGGACACAGCTTCCGTCGCATTCTTCACTTCGAAGACCAAACGGGATTAGAAATTCACCGCACTCTTTTGGCCCGCGTTCGCGAAAATCCCAACATCACTTTGCTTGAACGCTTTTACGCCATTGACCTGATTGTAAACAAAGAAGTCGATCCGAATGATATGAATCCTGTTCATTGCATCGGTGCCTACGCTTTGAACAAAAATGATGGCGAGGTGCATACATTTTTAGCGAAGAACACCATTCTGGCTACGGGTGGCGCGGGAAAAGTTTACCTTTACACTTCGAACTGGAGTGGCGCGACAGGTGACGGCATCGCCATGGCTTACCGTGTGGGTGCTCGTATCGCGAATCTAGAATTCATGCAATTTCATCCCACCTGCCTTTTCCATCGCGAATCGCGCAATTTTTTAATTTCAGAAGCTCTTCGCGGTGAAGGTGGCGAATTGATCGATGCCGCAGGCCACCCTTTCATGCAGAAATATCACAAGCTCGGATCACTGGCTCCTCGCGACGTTGTGGCTCGTTCCATCGACAAAGAGATGAAAAAAACCGGTGCCGAATGTGTTTATCTCGACATGACAAAACTGGATCGCGAATTTTTGAAAAGTCGCTTTCCCACAATTTTCAACAAGTGCCTTGAGTACGGCATCGACATGAGTGAATCCCCGATTCCGGTGGTTCCCGCAGCCCACTACTTGTGTGGTGGCGTGCTGACAGACCTCAATGGTCGCACGGATGTTCCGGGTCTCTGGGCGGTTGGAGAAACGGCTTGCACGGGCTTGCATGGCGCAAATCGATTGGCCTCGAATTCCTTACTTGAGTGTTTAACGATGGCCCACAATTGTTCCGAGCAAATCAAGCAGCAATGGGACACGGATAAGTTCTTCCCGATGGATCCCAAACCTTGGACTCACCCCGAAGAATCGAATGATGACGAGATGATCGTTATCAACCACATGTGGGACGAGATTCGCCGCCTGATGTGGAACTACATGGGAATTGTCCGCTCTAACAAACGTCTGGAACGCGCTCAACATCGCTTGCAGAATATTTTGGCAGAGACGAAAGAATACTATTCTCACATGAAGATTCATTCGGACATCTTAGAGCTGCGCAATATCGCCATCGTTGCCAACTTGTCAGTGGAATGCGCCCTTCGCCGCCAAGAATCGCGAGGTATCCATTTCAATATCGATTATCCTGAATCCAGTCCGGAACCGCACGATACAATCGTGGTCCGGGGCCTGATTTGA
- a CDS encoding alpha/beta hydrolase: MYKRSEGFFKGYQDINLFFQIWDNPNARGTVIINHGQGEHSESYHRLIKAFENDQWSFYGWDLRGHGRSEGRRGYVAQFDDYCKDYKIFLDMVLKNEKVKQGPVILFCHSMGALIELKTLLRNPDTRCDGIVVSSPLLGVSVPVPVYKSKGAVILNSLLPTITMGNELTNDMLTRDPDVIREFEQDALRHNRISPGAFLGFLESFEYVLPRANEIKKPALFVIAENDPVVSSLETKKFYDKLGSQKKEIYIYPEAKHEVVNDIMRTTVFADIKKFLDGFLESK, translated from the coding sequence ATGTACAAAAGATCTGAAGGCTTTTTTAAAGGTTATCAGGACATCAACCTGTTCTTTCAAATTTGGGACAACCCCAATGCTCGTGGAACCGTTATAATCAATCACGGCCAAGGAGAACACTCGGAATCTTACCACCGCCTGATCAAAGCATTTGAAAATGATCAGTGGAGTTTTTATGGGTGGGACTTACGAGGGCACGGCCGCTCTGAAGGTCGTCGCGGTTACGTTGCGCAGTTTGATGATTACTGCAAAGACTATAAAATCTTTTTGGACATGGTTCTTAAGAACGAAAAAGTGAAACAAGGCCCGGTGATTCTTTTCTGTCACTCGATGGGTGCCTTGATTGAGCTTAAAACTCTTTTACGCAATCCCGATACTCGCTGCGATGGCATTGTTGTCAGCTCTCCGCTTTTGGGAGTTTCTGTTCCGGTGCCTGTTTATAAATCCAAAGGTGCGGTGATCTTAAACTCATTGCTGCCAACGATCACGATGGGCAACGAGCTGACAAATGATATGCTCACGCGCGATCCGGATGTGATTCGCGAATTTGAACAAGACGCTCTTCGCCACAATCGTATTTCCCCAGGGGCGTTCTTGGGTTTCCTTGAATCTTTTGAATACGTTCTGCCTCGTGCAAACGAAATCAAAAAGCCTGCTTTATTTGTCATCGCTGAAAACGATCCCGTAGTCAGCAGTTTGGAAACAAAAAAGTTTTACGATAAGTTAGGCAGTCAGAAAAAAGAAATTTATATTTACCCTGAAGCAAAACATGAAGTCGTCAACGATATCATGCGCACGACAGTTTTTGCAGATATCAAAAAATTCTTAGACGGTTTCTTGGAGTCTAAATAA